Part of the Terrisporobacter glycolicus ATCC 14880 = DSM 1288 genome is shown below.
AATTATTTTGAAAAATCAGAACCTATTAATATATTTTTCAAATGTGCTATACCAGCAATGTTTAGTATGATGTTTATGTCTTTATATACAATGATTGATGGATTTTTTGTGGGAAAATTTCTAGGAGAAGATTCACTTGTTGCTATTAACTTATTTATGCCAATTATTATGATAAGCTTTGCATTAGCAGATATGATAGCAGTTGGTTCATCGGTACAAATGGCAATTAAACTTGGAGAAAAAAATGAAGAAGATGCATCAAAGATATTTTCTTTGAGTGCTATGGTAATTTTAATTTTTTCAATAATTGTAGGTGGCATGTTGTTATTTTTTATAAAACCAATACTACAGTTAATGGGGGCAGAGCCTAAGATTATTTCTCTTGCAGCAGATTGTTCTAGAGTTTATGGATTTTTTAGCCCATTAATTGTTATATTCTTTGCTATTGATAATTATTTAAGAATATGCGGTAGAGCCAATTATAGTATGGTTGCCAATATTATTGTAGCAATTTTAAATATAATTCTTGATTATATTTTTATTGTAAAATTAAAACTTGGTATATCATCAGTAGCACTTGCAACATCCATATCATTAGCAACAGGAACAATAATTTGCATAACTCCATTTATTTTAAACAAATTACAACTGCATTTTGTAAAGCCTATTTTTTCTTTTAAAATTATGAAAGATATTGTTATTAATGGATCATCAGAATTTTTTTCAAACATATCTTCATCAGTGTTTATGATAATAATTAATGCCATTTTACTTAATTTATATGGAAGTACATCTGTGGCAGTATTTAGTATTATAATGTATATTGAAGGTGTAGTAAGCCCTATGATTTATGGAATAGCAGATGCAATGCAGCCATCTATTAGTTATAACTATGGTGCAAAAAATATGGAGAGAGTTAAGCGTTTAGAAGGAACAACATTATTAGGAGGTTTTTTATTTTCTATAATGATTTTAATTTTTATACAGTTTAACTCTGAAAACTTAATATCTATATTTGTGGAAAAGGGAAATTCTTATCTTCTTGAAATGGGTATAGTGGCGATAAAAATATATTCATTATCTTATATCGCTAGATGGGCACCAACTATATGTGGATCATTTTTTACAGCCCTTAATAAACCAGTGATTTCATTAGTTATAACTTTTGCTAACAGTATAATATTTCCACTAGTATCAGTGACTGTTTTAGTACCAGTGATCCAGTTAAAAGGAATCTGGTTGTCACCATTTATGTCAGGAGTAATGGGATTTCTTTTATGTATAGCCTTACTGTTTTCAATTAAGCGCAAAGGTGAATTTAATAGTATAACATTAAAGAAGTACTAAGTTTATAACTTAGTACTTCTTTTTTATAATAATAGTCACATACTTTGTTTTTAAATTGTATTTATAAAGTATTATCTGCACATAAATTTTTATATTCTTTAACGGTCATATTTTCATATTTTTTAAATACTTTACTAAAATAGCTACTTTCATTATATCCCAGCTTAAACGCCACATCTACAATACTGTCTTTATTAAAATAAAAATAAGTTTTAGCTAAATGAATTTTTTTCATATGTAAATATTCTGTAACGCTAATACCGAATTGTTCTCTAAATATCCTACTAAGATAGCCTTGACTTATATTACAAGATTTTACTATAGAACTTAAATTAATTTCTTCATGAATATGATCATCAATATAAATAAAAATGTTTTTTAAAATAGAATAACGCTTTATACTATTTTCCTTAAATATAAAATCAAATACTTTAAAAATCCAAATTTCAGTAGATTTAGAGTTCTGTAGGGTATTTGAAGTTAAAGGAAATTGACTTTCAATAGAATCAAATATATTCATATCAAAACCTTGATCCAATAAAATATTTTGCACATTTATCTTAAATAATTCATTTACCTTAAATAGATCTTTTTTACTGTATTTATATATTTTGTCAGAAGTTTGATTAGTATTTAGATAAAAATCAGTATAGCTTTTATTATCTAGAGATTTAACCAATTCATCAAAAGGATTAAAACAAGGTAAATCCTGCTTTTTACCAGTAAATGAATTTAATAGATTATATAGGTATACACTATTTAATGGCTTTTCAATAATATCTTGTATAGCATTATTTCCCTTGGCTTTAAGTAAATTTTTAGATTGAAAAGATGAAATTACATATATGGATGTTTCTGGGAACGATTGATTGATGAACTGGCTAGCTTCTATACAATTAATTCCGGAAATATGAGAACTTAAAAAAAGAATATCAACAGAATTTTTACTACATTCTTTTAAAGTATCTTCATAAGTGTTTACAATATTAATAACTTCAAAGTTCTGATTTTTTGAAATTTTAATATTTAAAGCTTCACACATAAGGGTGTCATTATCAGCTATTAGCACTTTATACAAAATTAATCAGCCCCCTTTATGTTTATTTCCATATAAATTTATATTCTCTACCTTTGAGTTTAGACATGTTTACATAAAACTCAAACTTATCACCATAGATATTTTTTAATTTTTTAATTGAACTATCCATCCCTAATTTTATGTAATAACCTTCATGTTTATCTTCGTAATCTTCAAAATGTATAAAAAGTTCTTCATCTGTAAGTCCTGGACCATTATCACATATAGTAATTGTAGCTTCATTATTTTCAAATTCACCTATTATCTCAATATAACCTCCATTTTTATTTAGAAAGATACCATTGTATAGGGCATTTTCAACAAAAGGAAATAATACTTTTGTGGGTATTTTTTTAAATGTTATATTATTATCAACATTTATAGAGTATAGAAATTTTTCTTTATATTTTATTTTTTGTAGTGACAAATAATTTTCAATATTTTTTAACTCATCTTTTACAGTAGAAAAAGGTTCTTTAACTTGATGTGTATACTTAACATATTCTGACAATAAATAAAGTGTAGACTCAGTATTAGGTGATTTTTCTATTATGGAAAGATTACTAATTAAAGTTATCATATCTAAAAGAGCATATAAATTTGTTACTGATTTTAATTCATTTAGTTCATATGTCACCTTACTTAAATCTTTTTTTTAAATTATTATTCAGTTCATTAATTTCCATAATTTTAGAATTTGCAATTTTTTGTGTTACTTGTTTTGAAAGTAGATTTTCACCTAGTTGATTTACTACAAGTTGAACAAGTTCTGCAATACTTCTTAATTTTTCATAAGGAAATATTGGAATGTCATTAAATAAATCTTTAAATTTACTAGAAAAATCATCAAATTCTTTATTAGGCATTACTGTCCTAAGATCGCAAATTTCACTAGGAACATCATTACAACGAATTTGTCCACCAATAAATCCTCCCAAATAGTTACCATGAATAATAATTGGTATAGCGACTTCTGTTAAACCACATGGACAAAGATACACATTGGCCTTTTTAGTAACTGATGCTTGAATAGAGCCAAAAGCATCTGAAGATTTGCATCTTTGTAATCCAAGGGGACTATTTCTTATACTCTTGCAAAACTCTGAAAAACTAGTTTCATCTGTAATTACGTCGCCTTTGAAGTCTACAGTAACAAAAGCCAAACCTGTGGTATTTGAAAGAATTGTTTGTATTTGTTCAAGTTTTTCTCGTCCGAAAAGGTGTATAATATCTAACTTGTCCAGTAAAACCTTTTCATCGACTGGATTTGAAGAATAGTTATCATACAACATATTAATTTGATTGCTTAACAAATTTTTATCCATCTTATCAATCCTTAGTACATATTTGTAAAAGTAGGTTCTTATAACCCCTGCCTTTAAGCTAAATTATAGCATAACTAATATTCTTTAACAATTAAGTAATAACCTTAAAAACCCAAGTGTAAATTACAAACTTTAAGATGTAAAATCATGACTATTTTAATGTACAAATAGATATTATGAATAGTCTGAATTTTACATCAAATATATGTGATAAACGCATGAGCTTATATTATTAATAAATTATAATGAAATGAAATTAGATTATCATGTTTTACTAATATTTATATAAAAGGTAGAAAAGCCTTTTAAGTTAAGGAGGAATATTGTGAAAATTTTAATGATAGCAGGCGATTTCACAGAAGATTATGAACTGATGGTACCCTATCAAGCATTACAAGTAGTGGGGATGGATGTTGATGTAGTATGTCCTGATAAAAACAAGGGAGATGTGGTAAAAACAGCTATTCATGATTTTGAAGGATACCAGACTTATACAGAAAAATTAGGACATAACTTTGTTTTGAATGCTTCATTCCAAAATATAAAACTGCATGAGTATGATGGATTGTTTATAACAGGTGGGCGCTCACCAGAATATTTGAGAATGGACAACAGAGTACTTGATATAATTCACTATTTTATGGAATTAGAAAAACCTATAGCAGCAATTTGTCATGGGGTACAAATTTTAACAGCAGCTAATGTGATTAAAGGATTAGATGTAACTGCATATTATTCTTTGGAACCAGAAGTTAGATCAGTAGGTGGAAACTTTATTAAAAAGGAAGCTCATGAAGCAGTTATATGTAAAAATATAGTTACTTCTCCAGCATGGCCTGGAAATATAGAAATATTAAAAGGGTTTTTAAAGCTACTAAATATAATATAAACATAATTTCGTGTGAAATAAAGAATAAATGAAAAAAAATATAAGTTTTAAAATTACATATTTTAAGTTTTTAAAATATTTATAGATTTTATTATCCATAAGATAGAATTCAATTAGAAATAAAAACTTTTTAAAATTTACTTAGACAAGTTATGAGGAGGATATTTATGATAGGAAGAGGTTTTACAGAACCAACAGAACGTATAAAAAGATTAAAGAAAGCTATTATTAATGCAGTACCATATGTAGAGTCAGAAAGAGCTTTATTAGTAACAGAGTCATATAAGCAAACAGAAGGATTATCTCCAATAATGAGACGTGCCAAAGCTGCTGAACATATATTTAATAATTTACCAATAACAATTCATGAAGATGAACTTGTTGTAGGTGCAATTACTAAAAATTTACGTTCAACAGAGCTTTGTCCAGAATTTTCATATGAGTGGGTTGCTAAAGAGTTTGAAACAATGGGAACAAGAATAGCAGATCCATTCCAAATACCTGAGGAAACAGCAAGAGAACTTGAAGGTGCTTTTGAGTACTGGGAAGGTAAAACAACAAGTGAATTAGCTGATTCATACATGTCTCAAGATACAAAAGATTGTATAGCTAATGGTGTATTTACTGTTGGTAACTACTTCTACGGTGGTGTTGGCCACGTTTGTGTAGATTATGGAAAAGTTTTAAAAATAGGTTTCTCTGGAATAATAGAGGAAGTTAAACAAGCATTAGAAAAAATGGATACAACAGATCCTGAATATATAAAGAAAAGAAATTTCTATGATGCAGTAATAATTACATATAGTGCTGCAATAAAATTTGCTCATCGTTATGCTGAAAAAGCTAGACAAATGGCAACAAGTTGTTCAGATCCAATAAGAAAAGCTGAATTATTTAAAATAGCAGCAAACTGTGAAAGAGTTCCAGAAAATAGAGCAACAAACTTCTATGAAGCTTGTCAATCATTCTGGTTTGTTCAAATATTACTTCAAATAGAGGCAAATGGCCATTCAATATCTCCAGGTCGCTTTGACCAATATATGTATCCATATTTACAAATGGATAAAGAGATATCTAAAGAAAGAGCTCAAGAACTAGTAGATTGTATATGGGTAAAACTAAATGATGTTAATAAAACTCGTGATGAAGTGTCAGCTCAAGCATTTGCTGGATACGCAGTTTTCCAAAACCTTATAGTAGGTGGTCAAAATGAAGAAGGTTTAGATGTTACAAATGATGTTTCTTACATGTGTATGGAAGCTGTTGCTCATGTAAAATTACCAGCACCATCATTCTCAATACGTGTTCATCAAAATACACCAGACGAATTCCTATATAGAGCTTGTGAGGTTACACGCTTAGGATTTGGTGTACCTGCAATGTACAATGATGAGGTTATAATACCAGCACTTTGTAATAGAGGAGTATCTCTTGCAGATGCTAGAAACTACTGCATAATAGGTTGTGTTGAACCTCAAACTCCACACAAAACTGA
Proteins encoded:
- a CDS encoding MATE family efflux transporter, translated to MECNNYFEKSEPINIFFKCAIPAMFSMMFMSLYTMIDGFFVGKFLGEDSLVAINLFMPIIMISFALADMIAVGSSVQMAIKLGEKNEEDASKIFSLSAMVILIFSIIVGGMLLFFIKPILQLMGAEPKIISLAADCSRVYGFFSPLIVIFFAIDNYLRICGRANYSMVANIIVAILNIILDYIFIVKLKLGISSVALATSISLATGTIICITPFILNKLQLHFVKPIFSFKIMKDIVINGSSEFFSNISSSVFMIIINAILLNLYGSTSVAVFSIIMYIEGVVSPMIYGIADAMQPSISYNYGAKNMERVKRLEGTTLLGGFLFSIMILIFIQFNSENLISIFVEKGNSYLLEMGIVAIKIYSLSYIARWAPTICGSFFTALNKPVISLVITFANSIIFPLVSVTVLVPVIQLKGIWLSPFMSGVMGFLLCIALLFSIKRKGEFNSITLKKY
- a CDS encoding AraC family transcriptional regulator, whose product is MLIADNDTLMCEALNIKISKNQNFEVINIVNTYEDTLKECSKNSVDILFLSSHISGINCIEASQFINQSFPETSIYVISSFQSKNLLKAKGNNAIQDIIEKPLNSVYLYNLLNSFTGKKQDLPCFNPFDELVKSLDNKSYTDFYLNTNQTSDKIYKYSKKDLFKVNELFKINVQNILLDQGFDMNIFDSIESQFPLTSNTLQNSKSTEIWIFKVFDFIFKENSIKRYSILKNIFIYIDDHIHEEINLSSIVKSCNISQGYLSRIFREQFGISVTEYLHMKKIHLAKTYFYFNKDSIVDVAFKLGYNESSYFSKVFKKYENMTVKEYKNLCADNTL
- a CDS encoding sensor histidine kinase; protein product: MTYELNELKSVTNLYALLDMITLISNLSIIEKSPNTESTLYLLSEYVKYTHQVKEPFSTVKDELKNIENYLSLQKIKYKEKFLYSINVDNNITFKKIPTKVLFPFVENALYNGIFLNKNGGYIEIIGEFENNEATITICDNGPGLTDEELFIHFEDYEDKHEGYYIKLGMDSSIKKLKNIYGDKFEFYVNMSKLKGREYKFIWK
- a CDS encoding PocR ligand-binding domain-containing protein, coding for MDKNLLSNQINMLYDNYSSNPVDEKVLLDKLDIIHLFGREKLEQIQTILSNTTGLAFVTVDFKGDVITDETSFSEFCKSIRNSPLGLQRCKSSDAFGSIQASVTKKANVYLCPCGLTEVAIPIIIHGNYLGGFIGGQIRCNDVPSEICDLRTVMPNKEFDDFSSKFKDLFNDIPIFPYEKLRSIAELVQLVVNQLGENLLSKQVTQKIANSKIMEINELNNNLKKRFK
- a CDS encoding DJ-1/PfpI family protein, with amino-acid sequence MKILMIAGDFTEDYELMVPYQALQVVGMDVDVVCPDKNKGDVVKTAIHDFEGYQTYTEKLGHNFVLNASFQNIKLHEYDGLFITGGRSPEYLRMDNRVLDIIHYFMELEKPIAAICHGVQILTAANVIKGLDVTAYYSLEPEVRSVGGNFIKKEAHEAVICKNIVTSPAWPGNIEILKGFLKLLNII
- a CDS encoding glycyl radical protein; this translates as MIGRGFTEPTERIKRLKKAIINAVPYVESERALLVTESYKQTEGLSPIMRRAKAAEHIFNNLPITIHEDELVVGAITKNLRSTELCPEFSYEWVAKEFETMGTRIADPFQIPEETARELEGAFEYWEGKTTSELADSYMSQDTKDCIANGVFTVGNYFYGGVGHVCVDYGKVLKIGFSGIIEEVKQALEKMDTTDPEYIKKRNFYDAVIITYSAAIKFAHRYAEKARQMATSCSDPIRKAELFKIAANCERVPENRATNFYEACQSFWFVQILLQIEANGHSISPGRFDQYMYPYLQMDKEISKERAQELVDCIWVKLNDVNKTRDEVSAQAFAGYAVFQNLIVGGQNEEGLDVTNDVSYMCMEAVAHVKLPAPSFSIRVHQNTPDEFLYRACEVTRLGFGVPAMYNDEVIIPALCNRGVSLADARNYCIIGCVEPQTPHKTEGWHDAAFFNIAKILEITLHNGKVGDKQLGPVTGDVTTFTSIDQLFEAYKKQMEYFIYHLVEADNCVDLAHAERAPLPFLSALVDDCIGRGKSVQEGGAIYNFTGPQAFGVADSGDSMYAIKKHVFDNKEVTMTDLMEALDNNFGYGADTQCCGDSATNDEEAKIYEAVKRILSSMGSSNAINISDIQNTITSELACGVSGGDVSKYADIKRVMENTTWYGNDEDEVDLLARKCGQIYSHEVEKYKNPRGGAFQAGCYPVSANVLFGKDVAALPDGRLAKQPLADGVSPRQGKDTNGPTAAAMSVAKLDHENYSNGTLYNQKFLPSALAGDEGLKRFASIVRSYFDHKGMHVQFNVIDREKLIEAQNNPEEHKDLVVRVAGYSAQFTVLAKEVQDDIISRTEQNL